The Thunnus maccoyii chromosome 15, fThuMac1.1, whole genome shotgun sequence DNA segment TAAAATCAAGTGGATATGGTTGctttaaatgagtcattttgaagTAAAGATGTAAAATCAAGTGGATATGGTTGcttaaaatgagtcattttgagGTAAAGATGTAAAATCAAGTGGATATGGTTGcttaaaatgagtcattttgaagTAAAGATGTAAAATCAAGTGGATATGGTTGcttaaaatgagtcattttgagGTAAAGATGTAAAATCAAGTGGATATGGTTGcttaaaatgagtcattttgaagTAAAGATGTAAAATCAAGTGGATATGGTTGCTTAAAACGAGTCATTTTGAGGTAAAGATGTAAAATCAAGTGGATATGGTTGCTTAAAATGAGTCATACCTTAACTAGTTGACTAAATGTCAATTCTGTCTCATACgcagaataaaaaatgtaattgggGTATTTTCCACAAAATGCAGTATGAGTTGAGTAAACAGTAAGTAAATGTGGTTACTTGTATACAAATAATCTGTAAAATGTGTGAAACCCTTTACTAAGACATTGTCTTGAAGATATATTATTTTGCTAATATTTGCAAGCAAAAGATGCTGAAACAGTTAGCAAACTAAACATAATggcaaaatgtttgaaataacCAAAGACAATGGATGAGTGGTTGAtatagttagctaaaagtaatgaaatgtcCATCTCCTGCCACTCTTAGTGGTAGTAGTACAAATGCAAACTTAACTAAACCAACGTTAATTAAGATTGACAGGGTCAATTGTATGAAAAGATTAAATAGTACacagtttattatatttaaatgaacacatttggaTGAAGGGGTACTTGAGTTTATCTGATACATCTGgcaaaaaaggttgggaaccactggccTGGTTAAGGTGACAACCATGAACCCCAACATCCTCAGCTCAAGTCCGGTGGATTTccccatctgtctctcctcaAATCTGATTCTCTCTCTACTGCTAAACTTATAgttcagtacatttactcataCTGATAACTTTACCAACCACATTTTCATTCAGCAGCCAAATCCACACTGtattatttaactatttaattTACCTTATAGTACACGTTTGTCTGTTGACTATTATCCAAAACTGTGAAGTGCTTGTAACAAATTCgttaatatatagtatatattatattttattagtaTATGCTATTAGGAGATACATGCATATATTCAAAACTTAatcatgctgtttttttgtctggATGTACATATTTCCAGCCCATCCCTACTAATAATAGACTGAGGGTTTTCAGGATCGATGTCTGTGACGATGAAACACTTCCAATGATGACTCAATACTCAGGTATATTCTGATATCCAAACCGCCTTCACCTAATTTCATGTGTTTACTacaaatgttcttttctgtgtctgacttcaaCTTCCTGTGCTACATCTGCTGAGCATGCTGTACAGTCTCCCAGCCATGCGGTGTCCACGCGTCGGTTTCGAGTGCTGATTGGCTAGAGCTCACACAAACAACCGTTCTCCACCAATAAGATCAGTGAGCACGCGCTGAGCCATGCTGTTCACTCTGGCTCCTCATGGGCAGCTGAGGCTCGTCATATAAAAACTGCAGTGCCCTCTTTGTTTACAGCAGACAGAAGTGGAAGTCAGTACTTCCCAATTCGAGCGATCGCTTCCCAGCGGCTCCATCAAATAGCCAGAAGGCTCGACACGTTTCAGcccagttttttttgtctgttttgggtATCCTAAATACGCAGTCATGGTGGCTATGACAAAGAGAGTGAAAACCTTCCAAATTATCTTTTCGGATCCCAGCAAGACTTTTTACTGCGGCGGTGAGAAGGTGTCTGGCCGGGTGGAGGTGGAAGTGACCGAGGTGACGCGTGTGTCCGCAGTGAAGGTGCTGGGTCTGGGCTGCGCCAAGGTGGAGTACGCTAAAGGCAAACAGCGATGTCGCCAGGAGGCTGAGTACCTCAGATACGAGGAGGTACTGCGGCTCGACGAGCAACCCACAGGTACAGACATTTACTTTATTAAAGCTTTATAACTCTTCGCAGTTAAATATTATCACAGTCCACACTGGAACTTTGTAATCCTTGTAACGTTATCAAGTTAACACGGCTTCGATATATTTGTTAGCGTAACTTGAATCAGTCGCGAACTAATCGTAACATCTTTGTTGGTGCTGTAAAGAGTAATATTCAGTTGCTTTTACCTATTTCTACTCGTGAGTTACTAGTGTGAATAGATCCATTGACTCTGAGGAATGACTGGCAGGCAGTGGGTTCATTCTGTAAATGATTGTACTAGTACAGCAGAGTAGAGGAACTCCTCCTGGCACATGAGGATAATTATTACACTGGTGTTCCCCGTGTGGTATCGTACAGCTGTTCGTATCATCCACCCACACAGGAGTCAGTAGCCAAGTGTAGTCGAGACAACTTTTATTACTGGATTCAGGGAGAGGAGCATGCCATTGATGGATGACAGAGtaaaataatttttctttttcttttttccagacTCTGATGGATCAGTCGTCTTGAGGCCTGGCAACAAATATGAGTACACCTTTGGATTTGAGCTCCCCGAGCAAGGGTAAGGCAGCTTTCACaatttgtttttgaatgtgaAGCTTTTCATTGAGGTTTATTTTACAGAataggtttggttttaactttgttCATCTTCTCACAGTCAGCTGGTGTCGTCATACAAAGGGAAGTTTGGCTATGTCCACTACTATGTGAAGGCCCTGATGGAGAGGCCACAGCAGCCCACCCTCGAATGCAAGAAACTCTTTGAGGTGGAGGAGCCTCTGGATGTCAACACCCCAGACCTGCTGGTGAGttcactgaaaacagaacaacagaagAGATCTCTATATATGGGCATTTATCAGCTTTGCTCTTGTGTGTTTGCTCTTTTGTTATGCAATTACAATAAATTCTGCTTGAGTCTCTAGATGAGTTGAGCCTAACTGTCCTGTATTTCCTCAGTCTCCCACAGGTGgcatgaaagagaagaaagtcACCTGCATGTTCATTCCAGATGgtcaggtgtcactgaatgctAAAATCGATCGCCGTGGCTTCTGTGAAGGTGAAGACATTTACATCAATGCAAAGTTTGAGAACACCTGCTCCCGCATTGTGGTGCCCAAAGCCGCCATCATTGCCAAACACATCTACCAGGCCAACGGCAGGACCAAAGTCTTCCGCCAGAAGTTGTCATCTGTGCGTGGAAACCACATCATCTCTGGCATGTGTGACGCCTGGCAAGGGAAGACCATCAGGGTTCCAAAGATCAAACCATCCATCCTGGGCTGCAACATCATCCGTGTGGAGTACGCTCTGATGGTAAGCCTTCAGCTTTTGCATGCAGTCAAATTCtcagttattacattttaagaACTGGTAAGAGAATTTAAAATCATTGTTAACATATGTGTCCATGATCCTTTTTCTAGATTTACGTCCACATCCCTGGAAGTGAGAAACTGATCCTGGAGCTGCCTCTTGTCATCGGGACCGCTGGTCTTGGCAGCCGCAGCAACAGCGTGAGCAGTCAGGAAGGTTCAGTCAGCAACGCCTCTCAGAGCTGGGTGTCTCTCAGGATGCCCTCTGAGCCGCCCAGCTACTGTGACATCACCCGCGACTGCCGCCTGGACCAGCCCCTCACTCCACTCCTGGACGACTTTGATGGTGATGACAGCCCCATCTTCATGAACGTACCGGCATTCCAGTTCCCGCCGCCACCAGCGTACACTGAGGTAGGTGTCTCAAACAACTGGTTTCTATAAGTGACTTTAAAACTCTCAATCAAGCTAATAAGAAGTTATCTTTGCTGACAGCCTGTctaataaaactgtatttttttttccaggctgAGGAAGAGTTCAATGGCAACGCTCGCATGCTTCCTGTCTGTTGAAGTCCAGCAGGGAATCTAGAACTGTGGTCCAGCTCTCAGGGACCGTTAATCTAAGGCACTTGAAAAGGAGCGGAAGGTCCAAACTCCAGAGGAGATGTGTTGACGTGGAGAAGTAAAGCCAGGACTGTGGAGGTGGACAGAAAGATGCTCGCCTGTTCTATCAGCTGTCTTCACTGCACTTAATCGCCTTCGCCGACCCTGAGTCTTCCATGTGGTGTTCTTCAGGTCCTCGCAGACCTGGAGGTCCAGCCACAGAGTCTGTGGCGCACTACATTTCCGAATAAGCTGTCCCTTCCAGAGACTTGATATCAGGGTCTCATTGCCCATTCACAGCCACTTTATGACTTTGTTATCGGGGCCAAGCATTGTATGAGTCAGGCCTCAGCCTGCTGTGACATCTTTGCTTTGGGGTTTGTCTTTCCCGCATGATGCTTTGTCATTCCAGTCAAACCCTGTATCTGTAAGGGATTTCACTAGAGAGACCATCCTTTCCATTACTTCAGTCCAGTTAGTTTGTGTTGCTGTTCAGATTTTTGGAATATTGTTGCCTTTGAGAATTACAGCATGTAGAGTTATCTTGCCTGGATGCTGAGTGAACCCCATGCAGCATCCATATTTTCTTATGTACCAGTGTTTGAAATCAAAtatggtttgttgtttttattgcacttttttaTTGATGCATTATGCTCTACTACTGCCTAcaagcatttatttttttttaagtttgaatAATGTTTCTGATGTGGAGCGTGAAACTCAATAGGTAAAACACTCCAGACTTATTTTAACCTCACATTTGATTTCCAAACTCAGGTTTGGTGGTAAGCGGTGATTTCTTGACACTGCAAGTGCCAAACACAATCCACAAGAGCATTCACGCTCCAGAATCACGGAGCACACATTATGTGAGGATAATCATTATATCTGGTCTGCAGTTGTCCTAGACAACATTTCACTGTGAGATCCTTCCTGTGGTGGTTTCACAACTTCTGTTCTTTCAGGgctcaaagataaaaaaatcactgttaaaGACTGATTTGTGAGAAATATGTTTGTAAAGCATCCTTGATACTCAAAACaagtatttttgtatgaaaCCCTATGggttgatttctttttttattaaaggaatgttaaaaaaaattctgtgcATCTGCTTTTTCCCTCTGGTAACTCTGCTCACTGAAAGCCTTTAGAACTAGTAATGTgtatgaaagaagaagaagcagggcCTTTTCTAAAGCAGCCCCTCTGTGTGGAAGACGCTCCACACAAATGTAAGTTCTGTGTGACATCCTGTACAAACATTTACTCTTAAACTGCTCTAACACAGACTGACATTTAATATGGTCATACAGATGTTAACAACTTTAAGGTTACATTGTATTGAGGATGAAACATGCCCTTCTCTAGGGTAGAAAATGTCATCTTCATTTGATTGTAAAGGGACTGttgcaaaaacaaagcagctcATAAACATCAGgctggaaaatgaaaacatgtttaccACAAAAAGAAATGCTGATAAAGAGTAGGTGTGATTTGTGTCTATAGGTCTACTGCAGAGTGAACATGCCACCTCACTGCCCACACTGTTACACGTTTATGTAGCCTATTACTAGTGCTGCGTATAAAAGATGATGTTTCTGACCAAAACATTTAGTTCACCATCCTCTCTGACATACTGCTTAACAGGTTTTTTATGAAGGAATTAGACCTTGATGGTGTTGTGTCCCTCAAACAAATGGGAGAACCTCAAAATGAAGTACAAGGTAAATTTGTCATCATAGAATGAATATATTATCATCTTAAATGCAGCAGTGACATTTCTCACATGGCACTGTTTGCACTGGGAACTAAGAAGTCATGTCAGTGGGCGTGGAACAGACCAGGGGGAGGAAAGCCCTTCCACTCGGCCATTTTATCTTAACATGCATGAGACAATGGGATACAAGCTGTCTCTAACTCCTCCTGTCATCATGCATGTCAGACCCTACTATACTCCCAGGTCCCTCTGCAATTTCTGATTCCAGCCCCATCAGATCCTGTTTCCCTCCCTAGCACATCCTCAACATCCTCACCtgaaccccccccacccccccccccccccccccccccccccacctgcCCAAAGAAACATGTGACCACTGAAGGGCTGATTGATTATTTATAGAAGGAAgcagacaaagaagaagagcgACAccagcagaacaaaaacaaacacgtgtgtatgtgtgtgtgtgtctgtgttttaaaatatatatgtgttttaaaattaatattatttatgtataacTGTTGTATTTCTTATGTGAGGGTGGCTTCTGGGTTCTGGAaggtctttattttatttgcaggGGAGAAATAATAAATGAACTAAAACATTTGACAATCCCTTTGTGTATCCTTCATATCTCCAGAGACAGGAATGATGTATTATCTAAACTATACTTCTGACCACAAAACTTAGGTGCCATAAAGGAAAAGGtaaacacatatttatgtttCAGAGGGACAACATTCATTAATGTTTGTACACAGATGTAATGACCACAGATACATTCTAGTAATGCACAACAGGCTTTCAGTACATGCAACATGAAATATAGCAAATgaaaatatgatccaggaaatTTGATGTGGATAGTAATAGTAGAAggaaaaaatctttttgaaTTAATGCAAAGCAAGTGTTGTTTAAAAATAGATCTTGATAATGGCATGTCTGCAAACATGGCTCACTTTCCCTTCCacaaaagacaggaagacagggAGTGAAAACTTCAGCCGTTGCAGTTTTAAAGGGAAGTTTTTTTCAACATAGGAAATGTCATCATATCTGAGGTGAGAAGTTTATGTAGGGCAACAACTGCACACTagcatttaaatatgttatttattgtgCATCACACTTATAAACCATGTAAAAATTGCAGTGTAAGACAACAATCATGCCTGACAACTGCATTTGTCTTCTTTGGGGTTACACAGGAGTGCCATAAGATGACATACCACGATGATGTGTCACTTTTATTATGTAGTGAGGTACAAGGGCACCTACTGACATGTGACTTCATGGTGCAACATTTAGAGTAAAAACGTGATTTTGTAGTgctaaagagaaaaagagaaaacactgtTTTATGGTTTATAAGGCCAGCTTGTGCAGTTTTAATTGGCTATTTGGGAAATTAACAAAATCAGGACTGCTtcattttttggtgaaatgaaaaatgcccacaactcaaatacaaaaaaagaaaatgagtgcACAAAATTCACAAATAATCATGCTAGTGCAGACAGGTAGGCAGCAATCCTGTCCCTTATGTGGTTTCCAGGCCATCTCTTCCAGAACATCATTCATGTTAATGCAAAGATTGTGTAAGAATGCACAGTAAGCAATTATGTCTGGTGCAAAATTTGGATGGACCTCCAGGACCCCTGAGAGTGTGGCTCGCTAGCGTGTCTTCATCATTCCAAAAGATCGTTCAATGACAGAAGCAGTCCTGGAGCGATGCAAATTATACCTCTCCTGGACCTTGCAGACGTGCTTGTAGGGTGTTTGGGTGCAAATTGGCGTTTCCAGGAAAGGATAGGCACCATCCCCAAGGAGGTAATAGCCAGCTGGAGGGTACAGGGCCTGGCAGAAGATGAGACTGTTGCACAGAACCGTGGCATCATGTACAGAGCATTGATAGCCCACAAACACATCTAGGAATCTGCCTCTTGCATCACAGATGGCCTGCATTTGTACAAATAGAAAGGTGTGCACTAGAACAATGACGTTGAACCCTGTGGGGACTTTACATGAACAATTAAATCTATGTGCTGATGGGTTTACGTTCCAAATAAGAGTTACCAGAGTACCACTGATTTGTGACTGAGAGATATTTAATGTGTCTCACTGCATTACAGCAGCATAAATGTTTAGGTTGAAGGTTGTTGTTGACTGAGATATGTATTAGAATAAACAGTTCTTCAGGATTTATGTGGTATTATGAACAAAAGACATATTTGTATTAATGTTTTAGAATGTGTAAGTGTCATTATACCAGCTGGTGTATGGGTACGTGCAGCCAGAGGGAGAGAGTatgttctcttctctgctctgctgacgTCTGGCTCCTACTGACAGCAACAGATAAGGAAACTGTTTATCTTTGGGTGAAAGTGGTTGTTGCTCTGCATCACTGCTGCAGACTGAAAACAGTGGCCATGAAGAAAGTTGGTATGCACAGTTATGGTCCTCACAGGTACTCCTCCTGACCTTCTAGTGCCTTCATCATGTCatataaaaaccaaaaaacaacatGTGGTTTTACGGGGTGGTTATGAGTCAGACTATTTTTGGCTCTAAGCAGCAGCTGAAAGTTACTGATGCCCACCAAGAAATGATCTGACAGATAACACActgtaaaatgattatttgtCTATTTTACACTGCGGTTTTTGTAGTTGACACGTGTTAAATGGTGAGCCTCAGAGGTcttggtaggcagattttgttacctttgtaCAGAGCCAGCAGATTTTACCTTTGTTTTCCCATTTCTAGTGTTTGTGTTAAGCTAAGTTAGCCTGctggcagtagcttcatatttagcgtgggagtggtatcaatcttctcatctaactcttagcaggaattttcccaaaatgtcaaactattttttAAGCAAACTCTTTGTGTATTAGTGTACAATGTACAAGTTATTCTTGTGCAGTGAGGCTGTTGTGAGGCTGAGGGAGGGCACAGTCAAATATAGAGCAAGGGTTGACAAATGGAATCTGTGCCCGTTTGACTGACGTGATTGGAAAACACTATCCACATGTCCACTGTCCATCTGCTTTCCAAGAAAGACTAATATGGAAGAGAAATTGATCCCCTTACTTGTGATGCATGGCTTTTTTATTAGTGCAAAGAGCAATTACATAACTGACACAACATGAAAAGCTGACTTCACACAAACTAAACAACACATTTAGAAGACatggcaaaaacagaaaatcataagGGAAGAAAATAAGAAGTGTGATGAGTGGTTTAAGTAAATGAAGTTGGCTTGGGGTACAATTACGATCTCTGATAGTACAATTGCACGTTCATGCCAAACGTCTAAATatggagacagagaaaatgaactGTGTTACCTTATGAGAGAGTGCTGCAGACATCCAATGAGCCTTTTACACTGAgtgacatgaacacacacactgtagtttattttgattcagTCCCACAAACACgtgctgctgccagaaatactcgTTAGAGTAACAAATGTGGATTAGTCCGCCGCTGGAAATAGtcctcaacaaatgcactatttcctcctgtttgggTGAAGTTTGATTTATTCTTGACACAAAGGCTTAAGAGGAGCCCCACCATGGATATCCAGGTATAGGTTTTGACTACAGGCCTGTTGCCCTAACGTCTGTGGTCATGGAgtgattaatttatttatttattgattgggacagtgtgccatttgaaacattaaagatgcactgcaccagagttagcttgaagctaatttgcatctgcaGTCCCTGACAAAAAACGTacaaaagcacaacaacaaacagtaaaaagcaaaaaaaaaaaccccaaaaaaccccacacagaacacaccatacaaaatacaaaatacaaagctacacacagcacatcacatacacccacaatgtctATTAGCaataatgtaaactaaactAAGCTGTGTGACTCAAAGgtcacagctgattggtctttagtacatgtttcagtctggtcttgaatgcattgatagaactacagttcttcatatcatcaggtagggcattccactgagttgtggctttcacagagaaagctgactgcccaaatgcagtgccTCCTTTGAGGGACTGCTTTTGACCCACCTGTAGGTACATCACAGGCCCCCTGCTGTACCCCCTGCAGTTTGCCTACCAGGCAAACAGGTCAGTGGATGATGTAATCAACATGACTGCACTACATCCTGCAACATCTTGAATCCCCAGGGTCGTATGCAAGGATCTTGTTTGTGGACTTCAGCTCAACGTTCAATACCATCATCCCAGAAGTCTTCCTCACCCAGCTCACTATGCCAACCTCCACTTGTCAGTGGAACACAAACttcctgacagacaggaagcggGAGGTGAGGCTGGGGGACAGCAGGCGCTGGTGTCCCTCAGGGATGTGTGCTCTCCCCCActgctcctctttctctgcACCAATGACTGCACCTCAGACCACACAGCAGTCATCGGCTTCATCCGAGATGTGAGATGAGTCTGCATACAGACAGGAGGTTGAACAACTGGAACTATGTTGAGGTTGCAACAATCTGGAGCTGAACACTCTCAAAACTGTGGAGATGACAGTGGACTTCAGGAGGAATCCCCCATCACCGCCCCCACTCACCATACTCAACAGCACTGTGTCGGCTGTGAAACCCTTCAGGTTTCTGGGTTCTAAAATCTCCCACAACCTGAAGTGGGAGTCCAACATCgacacatcaaacatcatcaaaaTGTGAGTCAGTTCTCTGTACATCCATCACTGTCCGGTTTGGATTGGCCACCAAACAGGACAGGAACAGACTACAACGGTCAGTCAGGTCTGCAGAAAGATCGTTGGGGCCGACCTGCCCACTACCCAGGACCTGTACACCTCCAGAGTCAGGAAATGGGCAGGAAAATCACTGCAGACCTCTCAAACCCTGGACATAACCTGTTCCACTTCTCCCCTCTGGAAGGCTACAGAACACTGTACTCAAAAACcaccagacacaggaacagtGTCTTccccctcactgtcacactcaTGAACAGTTTACTCACTGTGGCACTGTGCAGTAACCCTGGAGCACTATAACACCCACTGTACCTATaaattatatgtatttaatttagtctaaaacacaaaatgtgcaaCACATGtcattcattactttatatttgtACAGGCTACATTTTGAGattcactgtgaatgaaaagtgcagtataaattaaatgtattattatcattataattatacTGTACGTAACCACCTCCTGTGTGTACATAAAGTAAcgtgtcacttttttttaatgttcaataTTTCTCTCAGCACTCCATGTACTCTTCACTTCCTGCACtacttgtttcctgtttcagctcacagaaacattttcaccTGCTAGACATTTCCTGTATCTgtatattgttgtgttgtgtgtgaatacattgagagccactaaatTAGAGTCAACTTCCttgtatgcataaacatacttggccGATGAAGATGTTTATGATTCTGATTCATGGTCCAGCGTTGGATTGCACCCATTGATATCATCAGCACAGCAATACATCTATGTATTGTTCATGCTTTGATTATATTCCCCACAGTAGCTATGTTTATATTCGATGGGAAGGTTTGCATTGTGTCGTTGCTAAATAGGAGCACAaatgctgtgtttctgtccttTTGAGGGAGAAGTGATCCTGGTGAGCTTTGCAGGGATAGCTTTACTACTGTGTTACTTTTCAATAAGGAGATGTGCTTTACTCCATTTGACTAGATAAGGattgttatgttttaaaaattgatGTAATATGGTTTGGCCTTTTAAAAATTGATGTAAAATGGTTTGGCCTTTATTGAACACCATTTCCCATAAGCTCTTGGCATTTAATGATGACCTTTAATGATGACCATTAACCTTGGCAGGTTATGTGTGCTGTTGTGCTGGTAAATTTTCATGGGAACTGCAgtgcatgtgtttttgtatactgaaaatgaattattatttaacctttttaacTCAAACTTTTCAACTTGTAATATCAAGTGCTGTAGAAGGAACTCATTCATTTTAGAATATGAATATTCTCAGGAACACGTCTCTTTGTTTTCAGAGACAGATGACAGAAACCCTCAATGGGCGGCTGTGGTGGgctaacaataagaaaaatatattaaatataaataaataaatatattatattatttcatttgttcTGAGAGTTCAGAGTTCTGATAACATTTCACTCACCCACCACAGATCATATGAAACTACCTGTATTTGATTTCACTTTCCCTTTTGCTTTATAGATCTGGGTTTCATGGggattttctctgtgtgtctggaCTCTGTTGAGTCAGTCTATCAAGATCTCCATTGCAAGTAACAGAAGGAAGCAGACTACAGACTATGTGATGTTGCTTAGCTCTGATTCA contains these protein-coding regions:
- the txnipa gene encoding thioredoxin interacting protein a, which translates into the protein MVAMTKRVKTFQIIFSDPSKTFYCGGEKVSGRVEVEVTEVTRVSAVKVLGLGCAKVEYAKGKQRCRQEAEYLRYEEVLRLDEQPTDSDGSVVLRPGNKYEYTFGFELPEQGQLVSSYKGKFGYVHYYVKALMERPQQPTLECKKLFEVEEPLDVNTPDLLSPTGGMKEKKVTCMFIPDGQVSLNAKIDRRGFCEGEDIYINAKFENTCSRIVVPKAAIIAKHIYQANGRTKVFRQKLSSVRGNHIISGMCDAWQGKTIRVPKIKPSILGCNIIRVEYALMIYVHIPGSEKLILELPLVIGTAGLGSRSNSVSSQEGSVSNASQSWVSLRMPSEPPSYCDITRDCRLDQPLTPLLDDFDGDDSPIFMNVPAFQFPPPPAYTEAEEEFNGNARMLPVC